One Candidatus Krumholzibacteriia bacterium DNA segment encodes these proteins:
- a CDS encoding acyl-CoA thioesterase, producing MAEKQAESDGRYARVQKRIDASQTRITKVVAPGITNHHNTLFGGTLLAWMDEVAFIAATRFGRVPFVTVSLDRTDFKRPIPAGAIVELVGTVEHLGRTSVRVRVDVWMEQRYRDEREKAVTGEFTMVAVGEDHRPVPVEI from the coding sequence ATGGCGGAGAAGCAAGCGGAGAGTGACGGGCGTTACGCGCGCGTGCAGAAGCGCATCGACGCGTCGCAGACGCGGATCACCAAGGTGGTCGCCCCCGGGATCACGAACCATCACAACACGCTCTTCGGGGGAACGCTGCTCGCGTGGATGGACGAGGTGGCGTTCATCGCGGCGACGCGCTTCGGCCGCGTCCCGTTCGTCACGGTGTCGCTCGACCGCACCGACTTCAAGCGTCCCATTCCGGCCGGCGCCATCGTCGAGCTGGTGGGCACGGTGGAACACCTGGGACGCACCAGCGTGCGCGTGCGGGTGGACGTGTGGATGGAGCAGCGGTATCGCGATGAAAGGGAGAAGGCCGTCACCGGGGAGTTCACCATGGTGGCGGTGGGTGAGGATCACCGGCCGGTGCCGGTGGAGATCTAG
- a CDS encoding DUF1289 domain-containing protein produces the protein MAAIPHPPSPCTNLCMIDPETGLCDGCGRTLDEVSEWGWMSAEQKLVILRRIGKEPAHGGEASGE, from the coding sequence ATGGCCGCCATTCCGCACCCGCCATCCCCGTGCACCAACCTGTGCATGATCGATCCCGAGACCGGTCTGTGTGACGGCTGTGGCCGGACCCTGGACGAAGTATCCGAATGGGGCTGGATGAGCGCCGAGCAGAAGCTCGTCATCCTGAGGCGAATTGGAAAGGAGCCGGCACATGGCGGAGAAGCAAGCGGAGAGTGA
- the dnaX gene encoding DNA polymerase III subunit gamma/tau, translating to MSYEVLARKWRPLSFDDVVGQEHITRTLKKAVETGRISHAYLFSGPRGCGKTSTARILARVINCDNLKDGNPCNTCASCMAVVAGNNLDVMEIDGASHTGVGEVRELQESIGYTPSQSRNKVYIIDEVHMLSTHAFNALLKTLEEPPPHVFFIFATTAPQKIPDTIKSRCQRHHFKRLENAEIAARLAHICKAEKVKYDEDGLRLLARKADGSMRDGTSLLDQCVTASGGNVTAEAVRGILGLIDQEKVLAFVDGMAGGDPGAALQLLDAAVNEGVDLQDLVAALLEGYRDLMLLAVPGDLSPLLFRSRSEIDHLRKSLDRYELADLVTVVERLSNASGRLRTMSDPRIFLESVLVDLSLLERQTDIRTLIARLDGGGGDGGGDGPRRGKESPAARPAGGSASALAPGAAPAALQTNPRRAPRASAEDTTEDDARPAETGSPVPLEGDLDLAKIQQLWEGFVTFVRQKRVSLGVCLISGRPYSFEGGRLHIRFLKGFSLQREQVMRPEGIEFVGGMFKRYFGVDAEIVCFLEGEEKAVKLEEALAGKKVPEERIRDVTEDKRPVVQGLIKDFDGEIVRYNT from the coding sequence ATGAGCTACGAAGTCCTTGCCCGCAAATGGCGCCCGCTCTCCTTCGACGATGTCGTGGGGCAGGAGCACATCACCCGCACCCTCAAGAAGGCGGTGGAGACGGGGCGCATCTCCCACGCCTATCTCTTCTCCGGGCCGCGCGGTTGCGGCAAGACCAGCACCGCGCGCATCCTCGCGCGCGTCATCAACTGCGACAACCTCAAGGACGGAAACCCGTGCAACACGTGTGCGTCGTGCATGGCGGTGGTGGCGGGCAACAACCTGGACGTGATGGAGATCGACGGCGCCTCGCACACCGGCGTGGGTGAGGTGCGCGAACTGCAGGAGAGCATCGGCTACACGCCCAGCCAGAGCCGCAACAAGGTCTACATCATCGACGAAGTGCACATGCTCTCCACGCACGCGTTCAACGCGCTGCTCAAGACGCTGGAAGAGCCGCCGCCGCACGTGTTCTTCATCTTTGCCACCACCGCGCCGCAGAAGATTCCCGACACCATCAAGTCGCGCTGCCAGCGCCACCACTTCAAGCGCCTCGAGAACGCGGAGATCGCCGCCCGCCTGGCGCACATCTGCAAGGCGGAGAAGGTCAAGTACGACGAGGACGGCCTGCGCCTGCTGGCGCGCAAGGCCGACGGCAGCATGCGCGACGGCACCAGCCTGCTCGACCAGTGCGTCACCGCTTCGGGCGGCAATGTCACCGCGGAGGCGGTGCGCGGCATCCTGGGCCTGATCGACCAGGAGAAGGTGCTCGCGTTCGTGGACGGCATGGCCGGCGGGGATCCCGGCGCCGCGCTGCAACTGCTGGACGCGGCGGTCAACGAGGGTGTGGATCTGCAGGATCTGGTGGCCGCGCTGCTGGAGGGCTACCGCGACCTGATGCTGCTCGCGGTTCCCGGCGACCTCTCGCCGCTGCTGTTCCGCTCCCGGAGCGAAATCGATCACCTGCGCAAGAGCCTCGATCGCTATGAGCTGGCGGACCTCGTCACCGTGGTCGAGCGCCTGAGCAACGCCTCGGGCCGGCTGCGCACCATGTCCGACCCGCGCATCTTCCTGGAGAGCGTGCTGGTGGATCTGTCGCTGCTCGAACGGCAGACCGACATCCGCACGCTGATCGCCCGGCTTGACGGCGGGGGTGGTGATGGGGGCGGGGACGGACCGCGGCGTGGCAAGGAATCGCCCGCAGCGCGCCCCGCCGGTGGCTCCGCGAGCGCACTGGCTCCCGGCGCGGCGCCGGCCGCCCTGCAGACGAACCCGCGCCGCGCGCCACGCGCGAGCGCGGAAGACACCACGGAAGACGATGCCCGCCCGGCGGAGACCGGTTCACCGGTTCCCCTCGAGGGCGACCTGGACCTGGCCAAGATCCAGCAGTTGTGGGAAGGGTTTGTCACCTTCGTGCGCCAGAAGCGCGTGTCGCTCGGCGTGTGCCTGATTTCTGGAAGGCCCTATTCGTTCGAGGGCGGCCGCCTGCACATCCGCTTCCTGAAGGGTTTCAGCCTGCAGCGCGAACAGGTCATGCGGCCCGAGGGCATTGAGTTCGTGGGTGGCATGTTCAAGCGCTACTTCGGCGTCGACGCGGAGATCGTGTGCTTCCTCGAAGGAGAAGAGAAGGCCGTCAAGCTCGAGGAGGCGCTGGCCGGCAAGAAGGTTCCCGAGGAACGTATTCGCGACGTCACCGAGGACAAGCGCCCGGTGGTGCAGGGACTCATCAAGGACTTCGACGGCGAGATCGTTCGTTACAACACGTAG
- a CDS encoding YbaB/EbfC family nucleoid-associated protein, translated as MADFMKMVKQAQQMQAKMAKLEAELENEEVEAASGGGAVTARVNGKQVLLKLSIRDDVFKDGDREMLEDLILAAVNEAHQKAADLARERMSAITGGMKIPGLM; from the coding sequence ATGGCCGACTTCATGAAGATGGTCAAGCAGGCCCAGCAGATGCAGGCCAAAATGGCCAAGCTGGAAGCAGAACTCGAGAACGAAGAGGTGGAGGCGGCCAGCGGCGGCGGTGCCGTGACCGCGCGCGTCAACGGCAAGCAGGTTCTCCTGAAGCTCTCCATCCGCGACGACGTGTTCAAGGACGGCGACCGTGAAATGCTCGAGGACCTCATCCTCGCCGCCGTCAACGAAGCCCACCAGAAGGCCGCCGACCTCGCCAGGGAACGCATGTCCGCGATCACCGGCGGCATGAAGATCCCGGGCTTGATGTAA